A region from the Acidobacteriota bacterium genome encodes:
- a CDS encoding ABC transporter ATP-binding protein, whose amino-acid sequence MQYAVQVENVRFAYKPPQDILRIRDFRVLSGEKLFIFGPSGSGKTTLLGLLAGVLKADEGEVRVLQRDLGALSSHQRDAFRGGHIGYIFQMFNLIPYLNVRENITLPCRMSRQRAARMQGSSLDEAARGIARALGIEPLLEEPVTELSVGQQQRVAAARSLVGRPEIVIADEPTSSLDADHRERFLQLLFGCCQEAGSTLIFVSHDGSLRPLFDRAVSLPEINQVTLPSSTPQEEAN is encoded by the coding sequence ATGCAATACGCCGTCCAAGTCGAGAACGTCCGCTTCGCCTACAAGCCGCCTCAGGACATCCTGCGCATCCGCGACTTCCGCGTCCTCAGCGGCGAGAAGCTCTTTATTTTCGGTCCTTCGGGCAGCGGAAAGACGACCCTGCTGGGTTTGCTGGCCGGAGTCCTGAAGGCGGATGAGGGAGAGGTCAGGGTGCTGCAGCGCGATCTCGGCGCTCTTTCCAGCCACCAGCGCGACGCCTTCCGGGGCGGCCACATCGGCTACATCTTCCAGATGTTCAACCTCATCCCCTACCTCAACGTGCGCGAGAACATCACTTTGCCCTGCCGCATGAGCCGGCAGCGGGCCGCCCGCATGCAAGGCAGCTCGCTGGACGAGGCGGCTCGCGGCATTGCCCGGGCCCTGGGCATCGAACCGCTGCTGGAAGAGCCCGTGACCGAACTCAGCGTAGGACAGCAGCAACGGGTGGCCGCCGCCCGCTCCCTGGTGGGGCGTCCTGAGATCGTTATCGCCGACGAGCCCACCTCGTCGCTCGATGCCGACCACCGCGAACGCTTTCTGCAATTGCTCTTCGGATGCTGCCAGGAAGCCGGATCGACGCTGATTTTCGTCAGCCACGACGGCTCGCTGCGTCCTCTCTTCGATCGGGCCGTCTCGCTTCCCGAAATCAACCAGGTCACCCTCCCTTCGTCGACCCCGCAAGAGGAGGCGAACTGA
- a CDS encoding DUF3299 domain-containing protein, whose translation MKHASRTVFLSLLALFIVLPSHASDKAVEVDWATLQELDYHTGEMSDKLTKLNGKTVRIPGFMVPLDDDDEAVNEFLLVPYVGACIHTPPPPPNQLVHVKMQGRKRAEVLWWVPIWVEGKLDIASMMSAYGEVGFQVQGFSAEPYSD comes from the coding sequence ATGAAGCATGCCTCGCGCACCGTTTTCCTTTCCCTGCTCGCCCTCTTCATCGTTCTGCCCTCACACGCCAGCGACAAGGCCGTGGAGGTTGACTGGGCCACGCTCCAGGAACTCGACTACCACACCGGAGAAATGAGCGACAAGCTGACCAAGCTCAACGGCAAGACGGTGCGGATTCCCGGCTTCATGGTTCCTTTGGACGATGACGACGAGGCGGTCAACGAGTTTCTTCTGGTGCCCTATGTAGGAGCCTGCATCCACACGCCGCCGCCGCCGCCCAACCAGCTCGTGCACGTCAAGATGCAGGGGCGCAAGAGGGCCGAGGTGCTGTGGTGGGTGCCCATTTGGGTGGAAGGCAAGCTCGACATCGCTTCCATGATGAGCGCCTACGGAGAGGTCGGGTTTCAGGTGCAAGGCTTCAGCGCCGAGCCTTATTCCGACTGA
- a CDS encoding TrmH family RNA methyltransferase has protein sequence MDDNRRMSRRHITFILVRTQFASNLGTSVRAMKNMGFEKLVLIEPECEVGVEARARAMKGDTILDQARFYPSLQDAQREIPLLAGLTARYARGQRREDSRLRGFAHRLLPGLSEVPLGLVFGPEDNGLRREELNLCQYRVSIPGGSDFPVMNLSQAVAVVAYELHLALSGVEGDERAQPEEGAASAQEIGVLMKALEEKLGGRRLPHYWSRRRLMHRLRGLAARTALQSEDVNMLLSLLKEPDRERSE, from the coding sequence ATGGACGATAATAGGCGCATGAGCCGCCGCCACATCACTTTCATTTTAGTCCGCACTCAGTTCGCGTCCAACCTGGGAACCTCGGTCAGGGCCATGAAGAATATGGGTTTTGAAAAGCTGGTGTTGATCGAACCGGAATGCGAGGTGGGGGTAGAGGCCCGGGCCCGGGCCATGAAGGGAGACACCATCCTCGACCAGGCCCGTTTCTATCCTTCCTTGCAGGATGCTCAAAGGGAGATTCCGCTGCTGGCGGGACTGACGGCACGCTATGCCAGGGGACAGCGCCGGGAGGATTCCCGCCTGCGCGGCTTCGCGCACCGCCTCCTGCCCGGCCTTTCCGAGGTTCCCCTGGGGCTGGTCTTCGGCCCCGAGGACAACGGCCTGCGGCGAGAGGAACTGAATCTTTGCCAGTACCGGGTGAGCATTCCGGGAGGTTCCGACTTCCCCGTCATGAACCTGTCTCAGGCGGTGGCCGTGGTGGCCTACGAGCTTCATCTGGCCTTGTCCGGCGTGGAAGGGGATGAAAGGGCCCAACCTGAGGAAGGCGCGGCCTCGGCTCAAGAAATAGGCGTGTTGATGAAGGCGTTGGAAGAGAAGCTGGGCGGCCGCAGGCTGCCTCACTACTGGTCGCGTCGGCGCCTGATGCACCGCCTGAGGGGACTGGCGGCCCGCACGGCGCTGCAGAGCGAAGACGTCAACATGCTGCTCTCGCTTCTGAAGGAGCCGGATCGGGAGCGCTCCGAATGA
- the glmU gene encoding bifunctional UDP-N-acetylglucosamine diphosphorylase/glucosamine-1-phosphate N-acetyltransferase GlmU, producing the protein MPPSHPPLQRSAVVLAAGQGTRFKSRRSKVLHELCGKPILLHILDKLRRLEMRRVVVVVGHDADAVRARSGDYGVEFALQEEQRGTGHALQTAAPLLPDEGSVLVLSGDVPLITLETLGKLLEAVEAEGADESLLTALLADPSGYGRILRDGAGEPVAIREEKDATDSQRQIKEINAGFYCFKASALKPALSKLESANAAGEYYLTDLLDILRSQGKRIITISTSDPSEAWGINDRRQLAQTERLLRERINRFWMEEGVTMLDPSRVLIDAEVELACDVTLYPGVILQGRTRIGPGTEVRANCHLRDARVGQDCLLDQGSIIRDSEVGNETRIGPFAHLRSQAQVGNRVRIGNFVEVKKSVLEEGAKAAHLTYLGDARLGRDVNIGAGTITCNYDGKRKNRTVIEDGAFIGSNSQLVAPVTIGRGAYVAAGSTITEDVPAGALAVARSRQVVKPDWSPDED; encoded by the coding sequence ATGCCGCCCTCCCACCCTCCTCTGCAGCGCAGTGCCGTGGTCCTGGCCGCCGGCCAAGGCACACGCTTCAAGAGCCGCCGCAGCAAAGTGCTGCACGAACTGTGCGGAAAGCCCATTCTGCTGCACATTCTTGACAAGCTGAGGCGGCTGGAGATGCGTCGGGTTGTGGTGGTGGTGGGTCATGACGCCGATGCCGTGCGGGCCAGGTCCGGAGACTACGGCGTCGAATTCGCCCTCCAGGAGGAGCAGAGGGGAACCGGCCACGCTTTGCAGACGGCGGCTCCGCTGCTGCCCGACGAGGGCAGTGTGCTGGTGCTGTCCGGCGACGTGCCGCTGATCACCCTGGAAACGCTGGGCAAGTTGTTGGAAGCCGTCGAGGCCGAAGGAGCCGACGAGTCCTTGCTGACCGCCCTGCTGGCAGATCCCTCGGGCTATGGACGCATCCTGCGCGACGGGGCGGGCGAGCCGGTGGCCATTCGGGAAGAGAAGGACGCTACCGATTCGCAGCGCCAGATCAAAGAGATCAACGCGGGCTTTTACTGTTTCAAGGCCTCGGCCCTCAAGCCGGCCCTCTCCAAGCTGGAAAGCGCCAATGCGGCCGGGGAGTACTACCTGACCGATCTGCTCGACATCCTCCGCTCTCAGGGAAAGCGCATCATAACCATCTCTACCTCCGACCCCTCCGAAGCCTGGGGGATCAACGACCGGCGTCAACTGGCTCAGACCGAGCGTCTGCTGCGGGAACGGATCAACCGCTTCTGGATGGAGGAGGGCGTCACCATGCTCGATCCTTCCCGCGTGCTGATCGACGCCGAGGTCGAGCTGGCTTGCGACGTGACTCTCTATCCCGGCGTCATCCTGCAAGGACGCACGCGCATCGGCCCGGGAACCGAAGTGCGCGCCAATTGCCACCTGCGCGACGCCCGCGTGGGCCAGGACTGCCTGCTCGATCAGGGCAGCATCATCCGCGACTCGGAGGTCGGCAACGAAACCCGCATCGGACCCTTTGCCCATCTTCGGAGTCAGGCCCAGGTGGGCAATCGCGTGCGCATCGGGAACTTCGTCGAGGTCAAGAAGTCGGTGCTGGAGGAGGGAGCCAAGGCGGCTCACCTGACCTATCTGGGCGACGCCCGCCTGGGACGCGACGTCAACATCGGGGCGGGCACCATCACCTGCAATTACGACGGCAAACGCAAGAACCGTACCGTCATCGAAGACGGTGCCTTCATCGGCTCCAACAGCCAGCTTGTGGCTCCCGTCACCATCGGACGCGGAGCCTACGTTGCCGCCGGGTCCACCATCACCGAGGACGTCCCGGCCGGAGCCCTGGCGGTGGCCCGCTCGCGTCAGGTCGTCAAGCCCGACTGGTCCCCGGACGAAGACTGA
- a CDS encoding radical SAM protein, which yields MAERSELVESLLQRFPDLPPEAIYKEDLLRGGVRFSEDALRIASGYKPKAYFIFSFDMVPIAEMENRENFRVPEEICLRGGARDFRRTIVSVRINPRSPYCVELDGEGRLILSLEGREVCGVEFQSYPEYYRRELSSGKPVTDICPTIEWGYLLYLTVFRKCQYFGRKVECQFCDINENYRQQKKSGRSYTGVKSVEEVLEALSIIADTDSDSRAYTVTGGSITHSLQGKDEVGFYLQYPKAIEKRFPGRWISKVVVQAQPKEGVQRFKEAGVQIYHPNYEVWDRRLFETLCAGKADYIGRDQWIRRILDAGQVFGTSNVIPNFVAGIEMSRPHGFREVEEAIESTSQGLEFFMSRGIAPRFTTWCPEPTSVLGRANPGGAPLEYHVRLTRAWRDIHEKYGLPAPPGYGKPGIGNAVFSVSSFMDVIRSAPDPAPSEARAAC from the coding sequence ATGGCTGAAAGATCGGAACTGGTCGAATCGCTGCTGCAACGCTTCCCCGACCTTCCCCCCGAGGCGATCTACAAGGAAGACTTGTTGCGGGGAGGGGTGCGCTTTTCCGAGGACGCCCTGCGCATCGCTTCCGGATACAAGCCCAAGGCCTACTTTATCTTCTCCTTCGACATGGTGCCCATCGCCGAGATGGAAAACCGCGAGAACTTCCGCGTGCCTGAGGAAATCTGCCTGCGGGGAGGCGCCAGGGACTTCCGCCGCACCATCGTGTCGGTGCGCATCAATCCCCGCTCTCCTTATTGCGTGGAACTGGACGGCGAGGGACGCCTCATCCTTTCCCTGGAGGGACGCGAGGTGTGCGGGGTGGAGTTTCAGAGCTATCCCGAGTACTACCGGCGCGAGCTTTCCTCGGGCAAGCCGGTGACCGACATCTGTCCCACCATCGAGTGGGGGTACCTGCTCTACCTGACCGTCTTCCGCAAGTGCCAGTACTTCGGACGCAAGGTGGAATGCCAGTTCTGCGACATCAACGAGAACTACCGCCAGCAGAAGAAGAGCGGACGTTCATACACCGGCGTGAAGAGCGTGGAGGAGGTCTTGGAGGCCCTCTCCATCATCGCCGACACCGATTCCGATTCCCGCGCCTACACCGTCACCGGAGGCAGCATCACCCATTCCCTGCAGGGAAAGGACGAGGTGGGGTTTTACCTGCAGTATCCGAAGGCCATCGAAAAGCGCTTCCCGGGACGCTGGATCAGCAAAGTGGTGGTGCAGGCTCAGCCCAAGGAAGGCGTGCAGCGCTTCAAGGAGGCGGGGGTGCAGATCTACCATCCCAACTACGAAGTCTGGGACCGCCGCCTCTTCGAGACGCTGTGCGCGGGCAAAGCCGACTACATCGGACGCGACCAGTGGATCCGGCGCATCTTGGACGCGGGTCAGGTCTTCGGAACCTCCAACGTCATCCCCAACTTCGTGGCGGGCATTGAAATGTCGCGTCCTCACGGGTTCCGGGAAGTGGAGGAGGCCATCGAGTCGACCAGCCAGGGACTGGAGTTCTTCATGTCCAGGGGCATCGCTCCCCGCTTCACCACCTGGTGCCCGGAACCCACCAGCGTGCTGGGACGCGCCAACCCCGGAGGAGCGCCGCTGGAGTACCACGTCCGCCTCACCCGCGCCTGGCGCGACATTCACGAAAAGTACGGGCTGCCGGCCCCTCCCGGTTACGGCAAGCCGGGCATCGGTAACGCCGTCTTCTCGGTGTCTTCCTTCATGGACGTCATTCGGAGCGCTCCCGATCCGGCTCCTTCAGAAGCGAGAGCAGCATGTTGA
- a CDS encoding 2-oxoacid:acceptor oxidoreductase subunit alpha: MSTTPSQPVAEESQRERRQTIVNDFSIQVATPNGSGSQSSNNVLMRSIFQMGIPVSGKNLFPSNIQGLPTWFTIRVSKDGYVGRKKEIDILIAMNPQTAREDVENLEPNQVVIYDEPLKLAKIRDDLTFYPVPFTDLAGQVISNVKLKKLVANMVYVGSAAELFGIDMEQVEAAIGKWFEGKPKAVDFNVKAARLGAEYVRDNLEKRDPYQVKSMNATQGKIIIDGNAAAALGCLFAGATVMTWYPITPSSSLCETLIDYLNKYRLDKDGKATFAVIQAEDELAAVGMAIGAGWAGARSMTSTSGPGISLMSEFVGLAYFAEVPCVIFDVQRVGPSTGLPTRTSQGDVSSLYYLSHGDTKHLVLFPASMAECFDFAGRSFDLAERFQQPVFVASDLDLGMNNWMADPFDYPDKPYDRGKVLTAEDLDKVEQFARYRDVDGDGIAYRTLPGNDNPRGAFFTRGSGRNEQARYSERPEDYINQLERLARKHRTARKYVPQPLLEEPEGAQIGIIAYGSTDVAMPECRDQLRQEAGVETAYYRIRALPLCDDLRDFVERYRDIYVVEQNRDGQMADIIRLEVGENSPKVHKIVHFNGLPIDARFISDAILEREKSVGN, from the coding sequence GTGAGCACTACGCCGAGCCAGCCCGTGGCCGAGGAAAGTCAGCGGGAGCGTCGCCAGACCATCGTCAACGACTTCAGCATCCAGGTCGCAACCCCGAACGGGTCGGGAAGCCAGTCCTCCAACAACGTGCTGATGCGCTCCATCTTCCAGATGGGGATTCCCGTCAGCGGCAAGAACCTCTTCCCTTCCAACATTCAGGGACTGCCGACGTGGTTCACCATCCGGGTCTCCAAGGACGGCTACGTGGGCCGCAAGAAGGAAATCGACATCCTCATCGCCATGAACCCGCAGACCGCGCGCGAGGACGTCGAGAACCTCGAACCGAATCAGGTCGTGATCTACGACGAGCCCCTCAAGCTCGCCAAGATCCGCGACGACTTGACCTTCTACCCCGTCCCCTTCACCGACCTGGCAGGCCAGGTCATCAGCAACGTCAAGCTCAAGAAGCTGGTGGCCAACATGGTCTACGTGGGCAGCGCCGCCGAGCTTTTCGGCATCGACATGGAGCAGGTCGAAGCCGCTATCGGCAAGTGGTTCGAGGGCAAGCCCAAGGCCGTCGATTTCAACGTCAAGGCGGCGCGCCTGGGGGCTGAATACGTACGCGACAACCTGGAGAAGCGCGATCCCTACCAGGTCAAGAGCATGAACGCCACCCAGGGCAAGATCATCATTGACGGCAACGCCGCCGCAGCGCTGGGCTGCCTGTTCGCCGGAGCCACGGTGATGACCTGGTATCCCATCACTCCCTCCAGCAGCTTGTGCGAGACGCTGATCGACTACCTCAACAAATATCGTCTGGACAAGGACGGCAAGGCCACCTTCGCCGTCATTCAGGCCGAGGACGAACTGGCGGCGGTGGGAATGGCCATCGGCGCCGGATGGGCGGGCGCCCGCTCCATGACCTCCACCTCGGGACCCGGCATTTCGCTGATGAGCGAGTTCGTGGGACTGGCTTACTTCGCCGAGGTGCCCTGCGTGATCTTCGACGTGCAGCGCGTGGGGCCTTCCACCGGTTTGCCCACCCGCACCTCGCAGGGCGACGTCTCTTCGCTCTACTACCTTTCGCACGGCGATACCAAGCACCTGGTGCTCTTCCCGGCTTCCATGGCCGAGTGCTTCGATTTCGCCGGACGTTCCTTCGACTTGGCCGAGCGCTTCCAGCAGCCCGTCTTCGTGGCCTCCGACCTCGACCTGGGCATGAACAACTGGATGGCCGATCCCTTCGACTATCCCGACAAGCCTTATGACCGCGGCAAGGTGCTGACGGCTGAAGACCTGGACAAGGTGGAGCAGTTCGCCCGCTACAGGGACGTGGACGGGGACGGCATTGCCTACCGCACCCTGCCCGGAAACGACAATCCCCGGGGCGCCTTCTTCACCCGGGGCAGCGGGCGCAACGAGCAGGCCCGCTACTCGGAGCGTCCCGAGGACTACATCAATCAACTGGAGCGCCTGGCCCGCAAGCACCGCACGGCCCGCAAATACGTCCCCCAACCGCTGTTGGAAGAGCCGGAAGGCGCCCAGATCGGAATCATCGCCTACGGATCGACCGACGTCGCCATGCCCGAGTGCCGCGATCAGTTGCGCCAGGAGGCGGGCGTCGAAACGGCCTACTACCGCATTCGTGCCCTGCCCCTGTGCGACGATCTGAGAGACTTCGTGGAGCGCTATCGCGACATCTACGTGGTCGAGCAGAACCGGGACGGACAAATGGCCGACATCATCCGCTTGGAAGTGGGAGAGAATTCGCCCAAGGTCCACAAGATCGTGCACTTCAACGGACTGCCCATCGATGCCCGCTTCATCAGCGACGCCATCCTGGAGCGGGAAAAGTCCGTTGGCAACTGA
- a CDS encoding tetratricopeptide repeat protein, with protein sequence MAAKSKKKAGNPLTALEESVKLVYDGKYEKARAALQKLIDDGQVEQQAIATARTYLRICQNQLSSKGEPEGDTAEALYDWAVVLHNSGEREQALKYFEKALKKAKDDKDHIYYGMAAAEAASKNADKAVEYLAKAAGARPERTFQATNDPDFREISSNQGFKDLIKEHSQLKESA encoded by the coding sequence ATGGCTGCTAAGAGCAAGAAGAAGGCGGGAAATCCCCTCACCGCACTAGAAGAATCAGTGAAATTGGTCTACGACGGCAAGTACGAAAAAGCCCGAGCGGCCTTGCAGAAGCTGATCGACGACGGTCAGGTCGAGCAGCAGGCGATTGCAACCGCCCGCACCTATCTGCGCATCTGCCAGAACCAGTTAAGCTCCAAAGGCGAGCCTGAAGGGGACACGGCGGAGGCGCTCTACGACTGGGCTGTGGTGCTGCACAACTCGGGAGAGCGGGAGCAGGCCCTCAAGTACTTCGAGAAGGCCCTCAAGAAGGCCAAGGACGACAAGGACCATATCTACTACGGCATGGCCGCGGCCGAAGCCGCTTCCAAGAATGCCGACAAGGCTGTCGAGTACCTTGCCAAGGCTGCTGGAGCTCGCCCCGAAAGGACTTTCCAGGCCACCAACGATCCCGATTTTCGCGAGATCTCGTCCAATCAGGGCTTTAAAGACCTGATCAAAGAGCATTCTCAACTCAAGGAGTCGGCCTAA
- a CDS encoding roadblock/LC7 domain-containing protein yields MEVPNFKIEANEYQKIVLILSNVLNRTRARSVCLINRNGQDVAHTGQLDGLDIQALASLAASNLAATFGLATLIGENEFHRIYHRGRDHSIVITPVSNLALILVIVPADVKEERDWRSLGQASLILEDILRKCGNQ; encoded by the coding sequence ATGGAAGTACCGAATTTCAAAATCGAGGCCAACGAGTATCAGAAAATCGTCCTGATCCTCTCCAACGTCCTCAACCGCACACGCGCCAGATCGGTCTGCCTGATCAACCGCAACGGGCAGGACGTGGCCCATACGGGGCAACTGGACGGACTCGATATCCAGGCCTTGGCCTCGTTGGCCGCCAGCAACCTGGCCGCCACCTTCGGACTGGCCACCTTGATCGGAGAAAACGAGTTTCATCGCATTTACCATCGTGGCCGGGATCACAGCATTGTCATCACCCCGGTGAGTAACCTGGCACTGATTCTGGTCATCGTCCCGGCCGATGTCAAAGAGGAGCGGGACTGGAGAAGTTTGGGGCAGGCCTCTCTCATCTTGGAGGACATCCTCCGAAAGTGCGGCAACCAATGA
- a CDS encoding GTPase domain-containing protein, with the protein MTFINYANREINCKIVYYGPGLSGKTTNITELYKSVNPSLRGKLVTLNTELDRTLFFDFLPLEVGKIAGFNARFHLYTVPGQVFYEASRRLILKGADAVVFVADSQKERLDANHEAIRDLRVNLEENKLDPVKIPYALQINKRDLEDIFDVDFLAKELRIGSEPVYQAVAVHGKGVQETFRDVAKQVLRKLRQEMT; encoded by the coding sequence TTGACTTTCATCAACTACGCCAACCGGGAAATCAATTGCAAGATCGTCTATTACGGTCCCGGTCTGTCGGGCAAGACCACCAACATCACCGAACTCTACAAATCGGTCAATCCTTCCCTGCGAGGCAAGCTGGTCACGCTTAATACCGAACTCGACCGCACGCTCTTTTTCGACTTCCTGCCCCTGGAAGTGGGCAAAATAGCCGGTTTCAACGCCCGTTTTCATCTCTACACCGTTCCCGGACAAGTCTTCTACGAAGCCAGCCGGCGCCTTATCCTCAAGGGGGCCGACGCGGTGGTTTTCGTGGCCGATTCTCAGAAAGAGCGCCTGGACGCCAACCACGAAGCCATCCGCGACCTGCGGGTCAACCTTGAAGAGAACAAGCTCGACCCGGTCAAGATTCCCTACGCCTTGCAGATCAACAAGCGCGATCTGGAAGACATTTTCGACGTCGACTTCCTGGCCAAGGAACTGCGCATCGGCAGCGAGCCCGTTTACCAGGCGGTGGCGGTACACGGCAAGGGCGTGCAGGAGACGTTCCGCGACGTGGCCAAGCAGGTGCTGCGCAAGCTGCGTCAGGAAATGACCTGA
- the pruA gene encoding L-glutamate gamma-semialdehyde dehydrogenase, whose amino-acid sequence MQVKEFKNLSFTDFSRPDKRAQMEAALAKVRGQLGREYDIIIGGRRIRSENKFKSCNPANTAEVIGVMQEGGSELVEEAVRAAEKAFQSWSRTSAQERTEIVFKMADIMTERRYELASWMVLEVGKSWVEADADVAEAVDFLNYYSHQMLDLAKPQPLVDYPPEENELVYIPLGVGAVISPWNFPLAILTGMTFAGIVAGNTVICKPAHDSAVIASKLMEIAQAAGLPDGVFNLLTGRGPEVGEPLVVHPRVRFISFTGSKEVGLRINELAAKPRPDQIWIKRVVAEMGGKDSIVVDEEADLDAAVEGVVRSSYGYQGQKCSACSRAIVADSIYDLFLEKLTRKTKEIIKEGDPQDPDVNFGPVVNSQAFKKISEYIEIGKQEGRLLAGGDKGDPKGYFIRPTIFADIDPKARLAQEEIFGPVLSVIRARDYDHALEIANNTVFGLTGAVYSKNPEKLQRAKREFHVGNLYLNRGCTGALVGIHPFGGFNMSGTDSKAGGPDYLLLFTQAKSIARLKDA is encoded by the coding sequence ATGCAAGTCAAAGAATTCAAGAATCTATCCTTTACGGATTTCAGCCGTCCCGACAAGCGCGCCCAAATGGAGGCCGCCCTGGCCAAGGTGCGCGGCCAACTGGGACGCGAATACGACATCATCATCGGCGGACGGCGCATTCGCAGCGAAAACAAGTTCAAGTCGTGCAATCCCGCCAACACCGCGGAGGTGATCGGGGTGATGCAGGAGGGCGGCAGCGAACTGGTGGAAGAGGCCGTCCGGGCCGCCGAGAAGGCCTTTCAAAGCTGGAGCCGGACCAGCGCCCAAGAGCGCACCGAGATCGTCTTCAAGATGGCCGACATCATGACCGAGAGGCGCTACGAACTGGCCTCCTGGATGGTGCTGGAAGTGGGCAAGAGCTGGGTCGAGGCCGACGCCGACGTGGCCGAGGCGGTGGACTTCCTCAATTACTATTCCCATCAGATGCTGGACCTGGCCAAGCCCCAGCCGCTGGTCGACTATCCGCCCGAGGAGAACGAACTGGTCTATATCCCGCTGGGCGTGGGGGCCGTCATCTCTCCCTGGAACTTTCCTCTGGCCATCCTTACGGGAATGACCTTCGCCGGCATCGTGGCCGGCAACACGGTGATCTGCAAGCCGGCCCACGACTCGGCCGTGATCGCCTCCAAGTTGATGGAAATCGCCCAGGCGGCGGGTCTGCCTGACGGCGTCTTCAATCTTCTCACCGGCCGCGGCCCCGAGGTGGGCGAGCCGTTGGTGGTGCATCCCCGCGTCCGCTTCATTTCCTTCACGGGATCGAAAGAAGTGGGGCTGCGCATCAACGAGTTGGCCGCCAAGCCCCGTCCCGACCAGATCTGGATCAAACGGGTAGTGGCGGAAATGGGCGGCAAGGACTCCATCGTGGTCGACGAGGAGGCCGATCTCGATGCGGCGGTGGAAGGCGTGGTGCGGTCGTCCTACGGCTACCAGGGCCAAAAATGTTCGGCCTGCTCGCGGGCCATCGTGGCCGATTCCATCTACGACCTCTTTCTGGAAAAGCTGACGCGCAAGACCAAGGAGATCATCAAGGAGGGCGACCCGCAGGACCCCGACGTCAATTTCGGTCCGGTCGTCAACTCCCAGGCCTTCAAGAAGATTTCCGAATACATCGAGATCGGCAAGCAGGAAGGCCGCCTGTTGGCGGGCGGAGACAAGGGAGATCCCAAGGGATACTTTATCCGTCCCACCATTTTCGCCGACATCGATCCCAAGGCGCGTCTGGCCCAGGAGGAGATTTTTGGTCCCGTGCTGTCCGTTATCCGGGCCCGCGATTACGACCATGCCCTGGAGATCGCCAACAACACCGTTTTCGGGCTGACCGGTGCAGTCTACAGCAAGAATCCGGAGAAGCTGCAACGGGCCAAGCGCGAGTTCCACGTCGGCAACCTCTACCTCAACCGGGGTTGCACGGGCGCGCTGGTGGGGATTCATCCCTTCGGGGGCTTCAACATGAGCGGAACCGACTCCAAGGCGGGAGGACCCGACTACCTGCTCCTTTTCACCCAGGCCAAGTCGATCGCACGCCTCAAGGACGCCTGA